In Listeria swaminathanii, a single window of DNA contains:
- a CDS encoding YisL family protein — translation MWGYVHLISWVAIVVLTVTALLIYSKSAKSFTMLQMINRVFYILVILSGIMMVKYSVEQSWILAIFKILMGIIVIGVVEMLLSYRKQQKPTGMFLMIFVIVVVITVSLGFYLSGGYPLFN, via the coding sequence ATGTGGGGTTATGTTCATTTGATTTCTTGGGTAGCGATTGTTGTGCTAACTGTTACAGCTTTACTCATTTATTCAAAATCAGCGAAAAGTTTTACGATGTTACAAATGATTAATCGAGTTTTTTATATTCTCGTAATACTGAGCGGGATTATGATGGTAAAGTACAGCGTGGAACAAAGTTGGATTTTAGCGATATTTAAAATTCTAATGGGAATTATTGTGATTGGTGTTGTGGAGATGTTGCTCAGCTATAGAAAACAACAAAAACCAACAGGGATGTTTTTAATGATTTTTGTTATTGTTGTAGTGATTACTGTATCGTTGGGCTTCTATTTATCAGGAGGATATCCATTATTTAATTAA
- a CDS encoding fumarylacetoacetate hydrolase family protein, with protein MKWLSYRHQGQLDYGILTTENKIISAKTIFSNPPATLLDFIKEKPAIPELKGISGEIALSDVEIQIPFMPPNNIIAIGKNYYNHVLEMGSKEDVPEHILVFTKSANSLLPHNGKIELHQNLTAQLDYEGELAVIIGEEVRDISEKEALSAVFGFTILNDVTARDLQKKHKQFFLGKSLDASCPIGPYVLENDASKEVIFHIETKVNGEVRQSDSTDKFIFNLARIISDLSKGHTLFPGDIIATGTPSGVGKGMTPPTFLQDGDTVEITIDKIGTLTNQVRKS; from the coding sequence ATGAAGTGGTTGAGTTATCGGCATCAAGGGCAGTTGGATTATGGTATTTTAACAACTGAAAATAAAATTATCTCTGCAAAAACGATTTTTTCGAATCCGCCAGCTACCCTTTTAGACTTTATTAAAGAAAAACCAGCTATTCCTGAATTAAAAGGAATCAGCGGGGAAATTGCTTTATCGGATGTGGAAATTCAAATTCCTTTTATGCCGCCAAATAATATTATCGCAATAGGGAAAAACTATTATAATCATGTATTAGAAATGGGAAGCAAAGAAGACGTTCCAGAGCATATTCTTGTATTTACAAAGAGCGCTAACAGTTTATTGCCACACAATGGAAAAATTGAGCTCCATCAAAATTTAACCGCGCAATTAGATTATGAAGGCGAACTTGCAGTGATTATCGGAGAAGAAGTGCGAGATATATCTGAAAAAGAAGCATTATCTGCTGTTTTTGGATTTACTATTTTGAATGATGTTACAGCTCGTGATCTTCAGAAAAAGCATAAACAATTTTTTCTTGGGAAAAGTCTTGATGCAAGTTGTCCGATTGGTCCATATGTGCTGGAAAACGATGCAAGTAAAGAAGTTATTTTTCATATTGAAACTAAGGTTAATGGTGAAGTGAGGCAATCTGACTCGACAGATAAATTTATATTTAACTTGGCTAGGATCATTTCAGATCTATCTAAAGGACATACGTTATTTCCTGGTGATATAATAGCAACGGGAACTCCGAGTGGCGTGGGAAAAGGGATGACTCCTCCGACGTTTCTACAGGATGGAGATACCGTAGAAATTACGATCGATAAAATTGGAACATTAACAAATCAAGTAAGAAAATCTTAA